From a single Calothrix sp. NIES-2098 genomic region:
- a CDS encoding putative protein-S-isoprenylcysteine methyltransferase has translation MWNIIIFGGLLFLPAWTLNWWRAWVLLGVVVIGTLATMIGVFREDDELLKERLKPPIQEEQPLADKILANLLILTFLGLIAFIPLDVFRLHLFAEPSAFASVLGLLMFIIGWLIISLSFKVNTFAATAVKHQADRQQRVIDTGVYSVVRHPMYAGAVLTMVGMSLWLESYAAALLAIVPIMTLVIRIQFEEQFLKQELKGYDTYTEKVRYKLLPYIW, from the coding sequence ATGTGGAATATCATTATCTTTGGCGGTTTACTATTCTTGCCAGCCTGGACGTTGAATTGGTGGCGTGCTTGGGTATTGCTCGGTGTTGTCGTTATTGGCACTTTGGCAACGATGATTGGTGTTTTCCGAGAAGATGACGAATTATTAAAGGAACGCCTCAAACCACCCATTCAAGAAGAACAACCCCTAGCTGACAAAATTCTTGCCAACCTACTGATCCTGACATTCCTAGGTTTAATTGCTTTCATTCCCCTGGATGTGTTCCGACTTCATTTGTTTGCTGAACCGAGTGCGTTCGCTTCAGTACTAGGATTGCTCATGTTTATCATTGGTTGGTTGATTATCTCCCTATCCTTTAAAGTAAATACCTTTGCGGCAACTGCGGTAAAACATCAGGCAGACCGACAACAAAGGGTGATTGATACAGGAGTTTACAGCGTTGTGCGGCATCCCATGTATGCAGGAGCAGTTTTGACGATGGTTGGTATGTCCCTATGGTTAGAATCCTACGCGGCGGCTCTGCTAGCGATCGTTCCAATTATGACGCTGGTTATACGGATTCAATTTGAGGAGCAATTTTTGAAGCAAGAACTAAAAGGCTATGATACCTATACAGAAAAAGTTAGGTATAAACTATTACCCTATATTTGGTAA